In the genome of Streptomyces fagopyri, the window GACGACGATCCAGACGCGGACGCCCAGGAACTTGATCGCGGCCCAGGCGATGAGCCCCAGGACGAGGACGAGCGGCAGCGAGACGGTCATGGGAGCTCCCTCAGCGGGTCGCGCAGCGGTGGGTGCGCGCGGCCAGTTCGGCGGCGGCGCGGCTGTCGTAGTCGGTGCAGAAGCCGCAGCGCGGTGCGGTGCAGGCGGCGGCGTGCTTCTCGCGGCCCCGGGCGTCGTAGTACGTGGCCACCTGGACGGGGCCGATGCGGACGACTCGGCGAAAGCGCGGGTTCGCGGGCATCAGTCGGTTCCCTTCCTGTTCTCTCGGGTGAAGTCGGCGACGTGGCTGACCAGCCAGGCCTTGATCTCCTCGCCCTCGTAGAAGTCGGCGGCGAGGATGACCGGCTCGGCGATCAACATGGCTTCGGTGAGCCGGTTCTGTCGGGTGAGCTCGGCTGCGCGGTTCAGCGCGCGGAGCGTGGACGGGCGCACGGTGGAATGTCCTCCGGGTCAGGCGAGTCGGGCGGCGATGGCTTCGGCGAGCGGCAGCGGGACGCCGAGGCGGGCGCGCAGGGTCGCGGTGTCGATGGCCGTCCCCGTCCGGGTGCGGTGTTCATCGGCGACCTTGTGGGCCAGTGCGACGAGGGCGGGCGGCATGGCGGCATTGAGGGGGGAATGGACGGCCGACGGTTCAGGAGCCGGGGTGATCGGATCGTTCTCGTCGATCCGGGTGGGCGCCTTCCCCCGCCCCGGTTCCGGTTCCGGCGCCGTCACGGGGCTTCGGTGAGCGAGCAGGGTTCCGTCGAGGAAGTCGACCGCGGGCCATCCGGCGACAAGGATCCGCAGCCAGGCGGGAACGTGGTCCAGGTCGAGGAGGCCGGCGGTCGAAACGTTGGCTCCGAGCGAGGCCGTCAGGGCGACGAGGAACCAGACCCACGCCGCGGCTTTCGGTCCTCCGGTGCGGAGTCGGTGCCAGGCGGCGACGAGAAGCAGGTCGACCGAGACCGGATAGGCCCAGGCCTTCCATCCGCTCTGTCCGGCAGCGGCGGCGAGGTCGTGCAGGTGGGCGAAGGACAGGGCCCCGGCGATGACGGCTTGGACCAGGACCGCGTCCGCGCGGAAGACGGGCCGGGTCATCGGGGCGTTTCACCGGGGTAGTCCGGGCCGTCATCGGGGTCGTAGCCGGGCGGGAAGATGCCGGGCGGGGGCTCCGGGAGGGACGCGGCCAGGGACACGCCCACGGCATCCACGAACGTCGCGTCGGCGTCCGACCTGTCGGCGTACAGGGCGAGTTGTCCCAGCAGGACGACGGTTCGGGCGAAGTCCTCGCAGTCGGGGCACATGGTGGGTGCTCTCCTCCTTTCGGGCGTGGCGGGGTAGGGACCTGACGCTTGGGTGCGTCGAATCGGGGGCGGGTTGGGCCTACTCGACGACCGGCCGGGGGTGGCTCAGTGGCTCGGCAGGCTTCGCGGCCGGTGCCGGAGGGACGTAGGGCTTGAAGGGAGAGAGCGCCGGTACGTCGGGGGCAAGGTGAGCCGTGCTGCGGCAGGTGGCGGCGGCGTCGGCCAGCGAGATGTACGGGGTACGGATGCGGGACCAGCCGCCGGAGGTGTCACCGGCGACGGCGAGCCCGGGGCGCTCGGCGGGAATGGAGCAAGCGGCGGACACGGCCTCCGGCGCGATGTCGCCGAGTGCCATCTTCGCGGAGGCTTCGTCGTTGACGCGGTGGGAGACGCGGCCGGTGAGCTGGGCGCGGAGCATGGTGGCGCCCTTGCCCAGCTCGGCGCCGAAGCGCTGCCCGCAGACCTCCAGGTAGATGCCGGCCGCGCGGCCGAGCTGGGCGAGTCGGATGAGGTGGGTGACCATCTCGTCCCGTCGTTCCTCTTCCTTGCGTGTCGCGACGAGGAAGAGCTCCGCGACCTCGTCGACGAACAGCACGACCGGGTACGGGCGTTCGTCTTCCGGCAGACCCCAGATGTCGGAGGTGATCAGTTCGTCGGGGGTGCCCGGGGCGGTGCCCTGTCGGGCCTTGATCAGGTCGTACCGGTCCTCCATTTCCTTCACGAGCACCGGCAGCAATTCGGCCGCCTGCTCAGGGTCGGTCGCCAGGGCGGAGAGCCGGGCGGCGAACGGTGAGAGTTCAACACCCCGCTTGCAGTCGATACCGACCAGGACGACGGGCTGCGCGGCCAGGCCGGCGATCAGGTTGCGCAGGTACATGGACTTGCCCGAGAGCGTGG includes:
- a CDS encoding mobile element transfer protein, whose protein sequence is MPANPRFRRVVRIGPVQVATYYDARGREKHAAACTAPRCGFCTDYDSRAAAELAARTHRCATR
- a CDS encoding DUF2637 domain-containing protein, whose amino-acid sequence is MTRPVFRADAVLVQAVIAGALSFAHLHDLAAAAGQSGWKAWAYPVSVDLLLVAAWHRLRTGGPKAAAWVWFLVALTASLGANVSTAGLLDLDHVPAWLRILVAGWPAVDFLDGTLLAHRSPVTAPEPEPGRGKAPTRIDENDPITPAPEPSAVHSPLNAAMPPALVALAHKVADEHRTRTGTAIDTATLRARLGVPLPLAEAIAARLA
- a CDS encoding FtsK/SpoIIIE domain-containing protein, yielding MTDLVTVAELGGAFAAIGGTAYLKHAHPAAYWSTVGLPVSVARLLGSYSSTMDACGLTVEPSRWRALAVRATTRREVRPVPPRRGIIRPTSTGLRMRLRLAPGQEPADLAASAERLRHAWGVHAVYVRDVKPGVVELRLVGFDVLRKVRMPRRAGADLLRVPVALREDATAFVRDYRAVPHELVLGATLSGKSMYLRNLIAGLAAQPVVLVGIDCKRGVELSPFAARLSALATDPEQAAELLPVLVKEMEDRYDLIKARQGTAPGTPDELITSDIWGLPEDERPYPVVLFVDEVAELFLVATRKEEERRDEMVTHLIRLAQLGRAAGIYLEVCGQRFGAELGKGATMLRAQLTGRVSHRVNDEASAKMALGDIAPEAVSAACSIPAERPGLAVAGDTSGGWSRIRTPYISLADAAATCRSTAHLAPDVPALSPFKPYVPPAPAAKPAEPLSHPRPVVE